The Amycolatopsis coloradensis sequence TTCCCGTCGGCGACGTCCTGGGCGATCCGCCGCATGGCGTCACCCAGCTCGGCGCGGCCGCCGTAGTTGACGCACATGGTCATGTTGAGCGCCGTGTTGTGCTTGGTCTTCTCCTCGGCGACCTGCAGTTCCTTGATGACGCTCGCCCACAGCTTGGGGCGGCGGCCCGCCCAGCGGATGCGGACGCCGATCGAACCGAGGTAGTCGACCTGGCGGCGGATGGTGTCGCGGTTGAAGCCCATCAGGAAGCGGACCTCCTCCGGGCTTCGCTTCCAGTTCTCGGTGGAGAACGCGTACACCGACAGCCATTTGACGCCCAGCTCCACGGCACCGCTGGCGACGTCGATCATCACCGCTTCCCCGCGTTTGTGGCCTTCGATCCGCGGCAGTCCCCGCTGGTTGGCCCAGCGGCCGTTGCCGTCCATCACCAGCGCCACATGCTTCGGGAGGAGTTCCCGGGGGATCTCCGGCGGCCGGGCACCGGACGGATGCGGCTCCGGCGCGCGAAGTTCGAATTGTGACGCCTTGTTCTCGCGTCCCCTGCGCAGCACCTTCGAGCCTCCTGATCGAGCGAACCTGTGCCTGCGACCCTACTGCGCCTGCGTGCTGGTCTCCCGCGCACGCCTCTCCACCAGCGGCAGCGACCGCAACTGGCGCTCCAGATGCCACTGCAGATGGGCCGCGACCAGGCCGGACGCGTCCCGCCGCGGCACCGGCTGCGAAGCCTCGGCCACCGGCCACTCGCCGTGCAGGAGCGCCGCGAGCAGGGTCAGCACCTCCGGGGAGGGGTGGACACAGCCGGGGACCCGGCAATCCGGGCACATCGAGCCGCCCGCCGACACGCTGAACGCCTTGTGCGGTCCTGGCAGGCCGCACCGGGCGCATTCGGTGATCGCGGGCGCCCAGCCGGCGTACGCCATCGCCCGCAGGAAGAAGGCATCGAGGATGAGGGAACTGTCCCGTTCCCCGCCCGCGAGCGCGCGAAGGGCTCCGACGACGAGCATGTAGAGCTTGAGCACCGGCTCGCCCTCTTCGGCGGACAGGCGGTCCGCCGTCTCGGCGATGGCGCTCGCGGCGGTGTAGCGCTGGTAATCGGCCACCAGGGGCAGCGCGAAGGCGTCGACCGTCTCGACCTGGGTGATCACGTCGAGGGAACGGCCGGTGTAGAACTGGACGTCGACGTGCCCGAACGGCTCCAGACGAGCCCCGAAGCGCGATGACGTCCGACGCACGCCCTTCGCGACCGCACGGACCTTGCCGTGCCGCCGCGTGAGCAGGGTGACGATCCGGTCGGCCTCACCCAGCTTGTGCGTCCGCAACACCACTCCGGTGTCGCGATAGAGGTTCACCACCCCGACATCGTCCCACCCGGGACCGACATCGGGGTGGTGCGCCCCGGAATCAGCAGTAGCGGCCGTAGCAGCTCGGCACGGACGCGGCCGCGACGATCGAGATGATGATCATCACGATGGCGAAGAGGCAGCCGAGGCCGCCGATGATCGACGCGATCATGCACATGGTCCGTGTCGACCGTGACGCGTCCGCGGCGGCGGCGTAGTTGCCCTGCATCTTGTACGTGTTGACCTCGTTGGACTTCATGATCGCGAAGATCGCGATGATCCAGCAGAGGAAGATGCAGCCGATCGCCCAGCCCTTGTAGTCCTTGATGGCGTTGATGTCGCCACCGCCGCCCGGCATACCGCCCGGAGCGCCGTAAGGGGAAGGCTGGCCGTACGGGGCGGGCTGCCCGTAGGGAGCGGGCATGCCACCGGAGGGCGGCCCATAGCCAGGCTGCTGCTGTCCGTAGGGCTGCTGCTGGCCGTAGGGGTTGGTCATGAAAGTGGTCCTCGTTGTTCTTTCGGCTACGGGTCGGGCTAGATGCTCGCGGCGACCAGGACGATCCAGAGAATGGAGAACAGGCAGCCGACCCCGCCGATGATCGAGGCGATCATGCACATGGTCTTCGTCGACTTCGACGCGTCCATGGCGGCGGCGTAGTTGCCCTGCATCTTGTACGTGTTGACCTCGTTGGACTTCATGATCGCGAAGATCGCGATGATCCAGCAGAGGAAGATGCACCCGATCGCCCAGCCCTTGTAGTCCGGGATCGAGTTGATGTCGCCGCCACCGGGCATGCCGCCCGGAGCGCCGTAGGGCGCGGGCTGACCGTACGGCGCGGGCTGGCCATACGGCGCCGGCTGGCCGTACGGCATCGGGTTCGCGCCGGAAGGCTGGCCGTACGGCGCGGGCGTGGCGCCGGACGGGGGTCCGTATCCGGGCTGAGGCTGCTGACCATAGGGCTGCTGGCCGGGGCCGGGCTGCTGGCCGTACGGGTTCGTCATCGGGTTCCCCACTTGTGTCGTGCTTCCCGACGGGTGGATCCCGCCGGTCGTTCCTTACTGCTGCGGTGTTCCGGGCACGTTCGGCCCATCCGCTCCGGGCAACTGCTGCCTCAGCTGCTCCGGGGTGATCTTCTGCGTCGGCTCGGCTTCGTCGAACCCGGACGGCGCCTGCTGAGGCTGCTGCCCCGGGCGAAGGACCTGCGTCGGCTCGGACTCGCCCAGGGCCGGTCCAGGCTGGGACTCCGAGGACGGCGCCGTGGTTCCCTTCGGCTGCTGACCGAACGGCTGGGGCGGCTGCTGTCCGAACGGCTGTGGCTGCTGGGGCTGTTGGGGCGCGCCGAACGGCTGCTGCTGCGGCTGCTGGCCGAACGGCGAGGGCGGCGCGGGGAACGACGACGAAGCCGGCTGCGGCGGCTCGGGGAACCCCGGCGCCTGGCCGAAGGGCGCCGACGCGGGCGCGGCGGCTTCGCCCGGCACGACGACGGTGCTGAGGATCTTGTCGGCGAACGTCTGCTTCTTCTGATCCCACAGCGGCCAGAGGTAACCGAGACCGCAGACCCAGCCGTCCAGGTTGTGGCACAGGTCCCGGACGAAGGCCATCAGCGGGCCGATCGGCTGCCCGTCACTCTCGCGGACGAGTTTGATCTTCAGGATCTTCTTGCCGAGCGACTGGCCGGTGGTGCCCATCTTGATCCACCGGTTGTAGACGGTCCAGGCGATCCCGGCGAGGTAGCCGACGCCGGAGATGATGCCGCCGACGAGCGAATTCGCGTTCGTGGCGATGATCGCGCCGATGATCGGGAGCACGAAGATCGGCGCGAAGTCGATCAGCGACCCGGCCGCGCGCAGGCCCCAGTGGGCGTAGTCGGTCTGCGGGCCGAACTGGGCGGCCTGACCGAACGGCGAGGGCTGGCCCTGCTGCCCGAACGGAGAAGACTGCCCCGGCTGCTGGCCGAACGGGGACTGCGGCTGCGCTCCGAACGGCTGACTCGGCTGCTGCCCGAAGGGCGACGACTGGTCACTCTGCTGCGACTGCTGCTGCCCGAACGGCGAAGACTGGCCACTTTGCTGCGGCTGCTGGGACTGCGGCGGCTGTTGCCCGAACGGCGAGGGCTGCTCACCAGGAGCCTGCTGCCCGAACGGCGAAGACTGGCCACCTTGCTGCGGCTGCTGGCCGAACGGCGAGGGCTGCTCGGCGGGCGCTTGCTGCCCGAAGGGCGAAGGCTGACCAGATTGCTGCTGCCCGAACGGCGAAGCCTGCTCACCAGGAGCCTGCTGGCCGAACGGCGAAGCCTGGTCACCTTGCTGCGACTGCTGGGCCTGTTGCCCGAACGGCGAAGACTGTTCTCCCGACGGCTGCTGTCCGAACGGCTGCTGCGGCTGCGGTGACTGCTGCCCCTCTCCCGGCGGGGGCCCGGATCCGGGCGGCGGCTGCTGTCCCGGCGGCTGCTGGCCGTAGGGAGTGGTCATCGAAATCCCCTCGCTGGTTCCTCGCCCCTGGCGCACGGGGCCTAGTGGGCGACCCGGGCTGAATGTACGGCATGGGTACACACCGAGCAGACCGGTGCGCGGGAGCGTACTCGGTACCACCGACGATCCGGGCCTCGGCCCGGCACTCACACGTAGAGCGAGGTGAACGGGGCGAAGGGCAGGTTACGGATGACGAACCAGACGACGAACACGACACCGAACGCGAGCGGCGTCCAGCGCCAGTGCAGCCAGCTGTTCACCGCACGGCCACGGAGCCTGCCGACCGCCCAGGCGACGGTGCTCCAGACGAGCAACAGAAGGACCACAAAGGACACCGCGTTGTAGTGCAGCGCGGCGGGGATGTCCCCGTGCAGCGCGCTGTAGACCATGCGCATGCCGCCACAGCCCGGACAGGCGATGCCCAGCAGGGTCTTGGTGGGACAGACCGGAAGCGGCCCGCCCGGAGTGGTGGGATCACCCAGCCAGAGGACGACGCAGCCGAGCCCCGCGCCGGCGGCGATGGCCAGGGGCGGCCCCAGCGCGCGGGCCTTCGCCTTGAACCCGCGCGCCGGGAATCCCGTGTAGACGGACGACGTCACGGCGTGAAGCTTCCCGCCGACGCGCCGATGATGACCATCACCACGATGAAGATGATGTACAGCAGGAAAAGAACGCCAGTGGAGATCGCTCCCCACATGGACCACTTCTTCGCGTCGTCGGCGGCCTTCTGGGCTTCGGCGTGGAAGCCCTGCGACCACAACGTCTGCACTTGGCTCGACTTCACGATCGCCACGATACCCAGCGGCAAGCAGCACAACACCGTGCAGAGGATGGCCCACACCAGGTTGTTGTCCGGCGGCGGACCGTAGTTCGGCACGCCGCCGTAGTACGGCTGCTGCGGCGGTGGCCCGCCGGGAGGCGGGTAGTTCGGGTACTGGTCGGTCATGAGGTCTCCCCCTCGATCGCCTCGATCAGCGGTAGTTGTTCACGTCGACCGAGGTCGCGAAGACACCGAGCACGACGACGAGGATGACGTACAGAACGGCGATCACGGCGCCGACGATCGCCGCGATGATCGACCACTTCTTGGCCGCGTCGGCCGCTTCCTGCGCCGCGGCGGGCTGGCCCTGCGCCCAGAGGGTGTTCACCTGGTTCGCCTTGACGATGGCGACGATACCGAAGGGCAGGCAGCACAGGATCGTGGTGAGGATCGCCCACACCAGGTTGTTGTTGGGCGGCGGGCCGGGGTTGTTGAAGCCTCCACCGCCCTGAGGGTCGCCGGAGTAGTTGGGCAGGCCCTGGTTGTCGGTCATTTACCGCTTTCCCTTCACGAATGAGATGTGGAAATCGACCCGGGCGCCGCCGCCCGATCAGCGATCACCGGAGTCAAGGGTTGAGACTCTAAGGTCACCCGTCCGGTTCCACACCATCAACCGGTCTCCGCGACCGAATCGAGACATTCCGTTCAGTCAGAAGCCCAGCCGTCGCAACTGACGGGGGTCGCGCTGCCACTCTTTGGCGACCTTGATGTGCAGGTCGAGGTAGACCTTCGAACCGAGGAGCCCCTCGATCTGCTGCCGGGCGCGGGCGCCGACGTCCTTCAGCCGCTCACCCTTGTGCCCGAGGATGATGCCCTTCTGGCTCGGTCGTTCCACATAAAGGAACGCGTGCACGTCGATCATGTCGTCCCTGCCCTCGTGGGGCAGCATTTCCTCGACGGTGACGGCGATCGAATGCGGGAGCTCGTCCCGGACACCCTCCAGCGCCGCCTCGCGGATCAGCTCGGCGACCAGGGTCTGCTCGGGTTCGTCGGTGAGTTCGCCGCCCGGGTACAGCTGCGGGCCTTCGGGAAGGTGCCGCACCAGCAGATCCGAGAGCGCGCCGACCTGGAAACCGTCCACAGCGGACACCGGGATCAGCTCGGCGAACTCCATGACCTCCTGCAGGGCGAGCAACTGCTCGGCGACCTGCTCGGGTTTCACGAGGTCCGTTTTGGTGACGACGCCGATCACCGGGGTGCGCTTGGCGATCTTCTTGAGCTCGGCGGCGATGAACCGGTCACCGGGACCGACTTTTTCGTTGGCTGGCACGCAAAGCCCGACGACGTCCACTTCGGACCATGTCGAGTGGACGATGTCGTTGAGCCGCTCGCCGAGCAGGGTTCTCGGCCGGTGCAACCCCGGTGTGTCGATGATCACCAGCTGGGCGTCGTCGCGGTGGACGATGCCGCGGATGGCGTGGCGGGTCGTCTGCGGTTTGCTGGAGGTGATCGCCACCTTGCTGCCGACGAGCGCGTTGGTCAGCGTCGACTTGCCCGCGTTGGGGCGTCCGACGAAGCAGGCGAATCCGGAACGATGCGGCTCGGCCATCAGCTCAGCACCTTGCCGCTGGGATCCGCGAGATAGACCGGGGCGTCTTCGGCGATGTCCCGCACCGCCTGGAGCGAAGCGCCGTTCAGGAGGGCGTCAGCACTGACGACGACGGCGGCCTCGATTCCTTCGGCTCCACTCGAAACGGCGGCGGCGACGGCGGCCTGGAGCGCGGTGAGCTTGAAGGACGGCTGGTCGACCGTGCTCGCCGCGTACGTGCGGCCGTCGGTGTCGCGGAGCGCGGCACCCTCGGCGGCCTGGGTGCGGGCTCGCGCGGACCTGGCCAGGGTCACCAGCTTCTGGTCCTCGGCGTCCAGCTCAGGCATGTTCGACACTCCTGTCACTTTCATCGGGCTGCGGGACCCGGGTCCG is a genomic window containing:
- a CDS encoding CD225/dispanin family protein: MTNPYGQQQPYGQQQPGYGPPSGGMPAPYGQPAPYGQPSPYGAPGGMPGGGGDINAIKDYKGWAIGCIFLCWIIAIFAIMKSNEVNTYKMQGNYAAAADASRSTRTMCMIASIIGGLGCLFAIVMIIISIVAAASVPSCYGRYC
- the recO gene encoding DNA repair protein RecO, with translation MVNLYRDTGVVLRTHKLGEADRIVTLLTRRHGKVRAVAKGVRRTSSRFGARLEPFGHVDVQFYTGRSLDVITQVETVDAFALPLVADYQRYTAASAIAETADRLSAEEGEPVLKLYMLVVGALRALAGGERDSSLILDAFFLRAMAYAGWAPAITECARCGLPGPHKAFSVSAGGSMCPDCRVPGCVHPSPEVLTLLAALLHGEWPVAEASQPVPRRDASGLVAAHLQWHLERQLRSLPLVERRARETSTQAQ
- a CDS encoding RDD family protein, whose protein sequence is MLPIIGAIIATNANSLVGGIISGVGYLAGIAWTVYNRWIKMGTTGQSLGKKILKIKLVRESDGQPIGPLMAFVRDLCHNLDGWVCGLGYLWPLWDQKKQTFADKILSTVVVPGEAAAPASAPFGQAPGFPEPPQPASSSFPAPPSPFGQQPQQQPFGAPQQPQQPQPFGQQPPQPFGQQPKGTTAPSSESQPGPALGESEPTQVLRPGQQPQQAPSGFDEAEPTQKITPEQLRQQLPGADGPNVPGTPQQ
- a CDS encoding isoprenyl transferase — protein: MLRRGRENKASQFELRAPEPHPSGARPPEIPRELLPKHVALVMDGNGRWANQRGLPRIEGHKRGEAVMIDVASGAVELGVKWLSVYAFSTENWKRSPEEVRFLMGFNRDTIRRQVDYLGSIGVRIRWAGRRPKLWASVIKELQVAEEKTKHNTALNMTMCVNYGGRAELGDAMRRIAQDVADGKLNPDKVTEKTIGKYLYQPDMPDVDLFLRPSGEQRTSNFLLWQSAYAEMVYQDTLFPDFDRTHLWRACLEFAKRDRRFGGAVDKADKASEGTA
- the era gene encoding GTPase Era, which codes for MAEPHRSGFACFVGRPNAGKSTLTNALVGSKVAITSSKPQTTRHAIRGIVHRDDAQLVIIDTPGLHRPRTLLGERLNDIVHSTWSEVDVVGLCVPANEKVGPGDRFIAAELKKIAKRTPVIGVVTKTDLVKPEQVAEQLLALQEVMEFAELIPVSAVDGFQVGALSDLLVRHLPEGPQLYPGGELTDEPEQTLVAELIREAALEGVRDELPHSIAVTVEEMLPHEGRDDMIDVHAFLYVERPSQKGIILGHKGERLKDVGARARQQIEGLLGSKVYLDLHIKVAKEWQRDPRQLRRLGF
- a CDS encoding CD225/dispanin family protein; this encodes MTDNQGLPNYSGDPQGGGGFNNPGPPPNNNLVWAILTTILCCLPFGIVAIVKANQVNTLWAQGQPAAAQEAADAAKKWSIIAAIVGAVIAVLYVILVVVLGVFATSVDVNNYR
- a CDS encoding CD225/dispanin family protein — translated: MTNPYGQQPGPGQQPYGQQPQPGYGPPSGATPAPYGQPSGANPMPYGQPAPYGQPAPYGQPAPYGAPGGMPGGGDINSIPDYKGWAIGCIFLCWIIAIFAIMKSNEVNTYKMQGNYAAAMDASKSTKTMCMIASIIGGVGCLFSILWIVLVAASI
- a CDS encoding DUF2752 domain-containing protein, which translates into the protein MTSSVYTGFPARGFKAKARALGPPLAIAAGAGLGCVVLWLGDPTTPGGPLPVCPTKTLLGIACPGCGGMRMVYSALHGDIPAALHYNAVSFVVLLLLVWSTVAWAVGRLRGRAVNSWLHWRWTPLAFGVVFVVWFVIRNLPFAPFTSLYV
- a CDS encoding cytidine deaminase; amino-acid sequence: MPELDAEDQKLVTLARSARARTQAAEGAALRDTDGRTYAASTVDQPSFKLTALQAAVAAAVSSGAEGIEAAVVVSADALLNGASLQAVRDIAEDAPVYLADPSGKVLS
- a CDS encoding CD225/dispanin family protein, producing the protein MTDQYPNYPPPGGPPPQQPYYGGVPNYGPPPDNNLVWAILCTVLCCLPLGIVAIVKSSQVQTLWSQGFHAEAQKAADDAKKWSMWGAISTGVLFLLYIIFIVVMVIIGASAGSFTP